In Rhodococcus pseudokoreensis, the DNA window GATCGCGAAGCTGGAGAAGCCGGAGGCGATCGACAACCTCGAGGCGATCGTGCTGGCGTTCGACGCGGTGATGGTCGCGCGTGGTGATCTGGGGGTGGAGTTGCCGCTCGAGCAGGTGCCGCTGGTGCAGAAGCGGGCGATTCAGATCGCGCGGGAGAACGCGAAGCCGGTGATCGTGGCGACGCAGATGCTGGAGTCGATGATCGAGAATTCGCGGCCGACGCGTGCGGAGGCCTCGGATGTGGCGAACGCGGTCCTCGACGGTGCGGATGCGGTGATGCTCTCCGGTGAGACGTCGGTGGGTAAGTATGTGATGGAGACGGTGCGGACGATGGCGCGGATCGTGGAGGCGGTGGAGAACGAGTCCACGCAGGTGCCGCCGCTGACGCATGTGCCGCGCACCAAGCGGGGGGTGATCTCGTACGCGGCCCGCGACATCGGGGAGCGGTTGGATGCGAAGGCGTTGGTGGCGTTCACGCAGTCCGGGGACACGGTCCGCCGGTTGGCGCGGTTGCACACGCCGTTGCCGTTGCTGGCGTTCACGCCGTTGCCGGAGGTGCGGTCGCAGTTGTCGTTGACGTGGGGGACGGAGACGTTCATCGTCGATCCGGTGGACAGCACGGATGCGATGGTGCGGCAGGTCGACAACGCGTTGCTGGGGCTGGGCCGGTATCAGAAGGGTGAGTTGGTGGTGATCGTGGCGGGGTCGCCGCCCGGCACCGTAGGCTCGACCAACCTGATCCACGTCCACAGAATCGGCGAAGACGACCACTAGGCCTCGGAGGCGAAGACGACCACTAAGCCTCGGAAACGACTATCCCATGCCATCTTTGACGCTCACCGTTCGTCTGCTGACACCCCACTCCGATCTGTGGGACTGGCAGACCCGCGCGCTCTGCCGAACCACCCGGGCGGATCTCTTCTTCGGGCCGGACAGCGAAAGCAGAGCAACGCGAATTCGCCGGGAGAGGCAGGCGCAGGAACTCTGCCGGAGTTGCCCGGTCCGGCACGAATGCCTGCGCCACGCGCTCGACGTCGGCGAACCCTACGGCGTCTGGGGCGGGATGACCGAATCGGATCGGCGATTCGGTCAGGATCGGCCCCAGCTGAATCCACAGGCAAATCGTAAGCCGGCCAAGAGACTTCGTATCTCACCGCGGCACCCCCGCCCCGGAAGGCAGTGAGAGTTTACGGACTACGCCTCACAGTCCGACCGCGGTTTCGAGGAGATCGAGTTCGGCGTCGAGGTGGTCGAGCATGGGGTGCAGATCCGGGACGGTGCGGCGGCAGCCGGTGAGGCCGAAGACGATCTGGTCGTCGCTGCTGGTGCAGGTGATGTTGAGGGCCTGCCCGGTGGTGGGGATCGACAGCGGGTAGAGGGATTCGAGGCGGGCACCGTTCCAGTACAACGGGGTTCGGGGTCCGGCGACATTCGAGATGACGACGTTGAACGGCGGACGCAGCGGCCCCCGCCGACCGAGGAACATCTCGACTCCGAGCGGGGCGGCACCGAG includes these proteins:
- a CDS encoding WhiB family transcriptional regulator, with amino-acid sequence MPSLTLTVRLLTPHSDLWDWQTRALCRTTRADLFFGPDSESRATRIRRERQAQELCRSCPVRHECLRHALDVGEPYGVWGGMTESDRRFGQDRPQLNPQANRKPAKRLRISPRHPRPGRQ
- the pyk gene encoding pyruvate kinase, giving the protein MTTIDLERSASHTAQPSLLDTSRRTKIVCTLGPATATGDRIRELVESGMDVARLNFSHGEHADHEENYKRVRAASDATGKAVGVLADLQGPKIRLGRFAEGRTTWANGEEVRITVDECEGTHDRVSTTYKQLAEDAKPGDRLLVDDGKVGLVVSGVEGNDVICRVTEGGPVSNNKGVSLPGMNVSVPALSEKDIADLEFALGLGVDFIALSFVRSPADVELVHAVMDRVGRRIPVIAKLEKPEAIDNLEAIVLAFDAVMVARGDLGVELPLEQVPLVQKRAIQIARENAKPVIVATQMLESMIENSRPTRAEASDVANAVLDGADAVMLSGETSVGKYVMETVRTMARIVEAVENESTQVPPLTHVPRTKRGVISYAARDIGERLDAKALVAFTQSGDTVRRLARLHTPLPLLAFTPLPEVRSQLSLTWGTETFIVDPVDSTDAMVRQVDNALLGLGRYQKGELVVIVAGSPPGTVGSTNLIHVHRIGEDDH